CATTAAAGAGAACATTTTTTGCTAAAGCATTCTGGCGTAATGTTCTAATTTTGTTGGAATTCTCACAAAGAATTATAAAAGGGATTTCTGAAATATACGGGTGAGAGCCTCCGTCTGCATCTCGATAATCGGTTAAACGCAGTTCTTCTGTACCAATCACAGCGCCTAAACCAATACACATATGAGCAAGTGCATTCATTACTTTGCCAGGCTCGATACGTTTGTTAAGCACTGCAACCAGTTTGTTTTTAAAAGGGTGTTCAACCATACAATCCTCCACAATCTACTTCACAATTCGTGCGTTATAACGCATAATAAACCAGTATATACTTGTGCGCTAAAACGCACAAGCTTTTTTTAATAAGGGACATAATGCAAGAAATTTCAAACCGCATTGCAAAAATACTAAAATC
This window of the Fluoribacter dumoffii NY 23 genome carries:
- a CDS encoding DUF2000 domain-containing protein, coding for MVEHPFKNKLVAVLNKRIEPGKVMNALAHMCIGLGAVIGTEELRLTDYRDADGGSHPYISEIPFIILCENSNKIRTLRQNALAKNVLFNDFTDTMTVGSYQEQIERTAQVKENDLIYYGIVLFGDWDVVTELTRKCSLWR